The Castor canadensis chromosome 13, mCasCan1.hap1v2, whole genome shotgun sequence genome has a window encoding:
- the LOC109685465 gene encoding spermatogenesis-associated protein 31E1-like, which translates to MDMILAFVCGLGLFLLVLPCLESNPSSPPAVEKKNLKKHQVKWGPNKKRKKTGNLKVTRDCIRKTEEIQNVVLILERASCAHPCPTWLHLVPPVSCSRLEKLHDEEGLHELLHADTTSEVLRTGPTTEQWTPRQSVGNPFPNTFSPLPSQAPLTQGQLPLVSPLSVEHQEDQSDLKRIPLGTVPQSSGPGTSYLTSIIRNNSGLDPCNHPISILFWWWATAKALLFPSWAHAKNQECLSPLPPEATLGDPTHWQTEAGGLSFLEPNVQKHLESLITKRADLKLWEKTDKKGSFFQPTNPDYPLDSPGNLVKLKGNPQNTGSNSFWTRKGRPQALPSSQQHSYSIDLGNIVQEKCIQLFWGPPSLHSESLVATAWVHNRSSSAQPKAVAFNKVSNSLPVQHQAEGPPQLFCAEQLPQEVAQPQLWRQSMSPSVVQIQTCSSPSQPPSSSQIRSCIITSSRSQHKAQSLTPNEDQNLECPWQKQLKWKKVLASKFQNSQEAIRQPTLNHPTGSQDTHTTKSTPILPDYSDKTELQEHKEEKQSQDRVIRDEQQHCPPIRFLASQELKQPEDKFPEKYECQAKDKHGPFQPIKPSDLTGESSKGIQKVGSTYSGRSSKKSLVTFKLVDPSKVHRQDLRKNPEDLHWSTGSPSLKNLMEESEHCLLRPGKCHSGTHLSTNPNKEYLEKILQVHLSRKLELMKEGMIPLCVRKSWLATNHDFPKSNTHMKPIHKAPSEGQPSRVNTSQELSFLDPKSHQVLETGMIRYRVRHRWDPHLQVLESMNVNLSEAPASPFPQPAIPSSGDYVAKVANFLEELPQKVRKEKVIRKMSLATLQNQFPAHTPAELQKAETVTPSGGQCVLAEAHPHEQEDSLSLQFSSYNFKNRIQLSRTVLGTGIGSIEPGLSTAMYRHDLLEERANEASGDTGLNLTLLEIQSGSQPSVTKEIVQVEDKLSPASDVNMETSKMANSQIINLELKGSEVPGTSNISSPTRFSIWQNPVDTNLKAHVVKVFESQQEMELAKESQGMAPGIRSDCQVNVLPTTDSPHSQSSLSSSQCTSSSNVVTFQNPCDHFKKEVHRLVQQEPHLTRVKVTGKKNTKMLDDPDRREDCGRLTQGQLEESFAAVRSSQAGGLSPHAKVREIVATGSKSSPCLPQKGQAPPESPIKRKMKNILQYFNINTKGKGQEDSQPKHEHPSSSTQSRGSVTSRVLMDGGEAEARVLTKVVEQIIMDKLGLQLRSGPSELRWHKEKPQALLGRHYYYSNPRDPGPSRVMTNTCCCHQDTHKGHSHLMRNRWTTDQGRIEHAAQRPCVFTQYLPV; encoded by the exons ATGGATATGATCCTTGCCTTTGTGTGTGGACTGGGACTTTTCTTACTAGTATTGCCTTGCCTCGAGAGTAATCCATCTTCACCACCAGCTGTGGAAAAGAAGAACCTGAAGAAG CATCAGGTGAAGTGGGGCCCgaacaaaaagaggaagaaaactggAAACCTGAAAG TGACTAGAGATTGtattagaaaaacagaagaaattcagaATGTGGTTCTCATTTTGGAAAG GGCTTCATGTGCCCACCCCTGCCCAACCTGGCTGCATCTTGTACCTCCTGTCTCCTGTAGCCGTCTAGAGAAACTCCATGATGAAGAAGGCTTGCATGAACTGTTACACGCTGATACCACAAGTGAAGTGTTGAGAACTGGGCCTACAACAGAGCAATGGACACCTAGGCAGAGTGTGGGAAATCCTTTTCCAAACACCTTCTCACCATTGCCTTCCCAGGCTCCTCTGACTCAGGGCCAACTGCCTCTGGTCTCTCCCCTCTCAGTAGAACATCAAGAAGACCAGTCTGACTTGAAAAGAATCCCACTGGGTACTGTGCCCCAGAGCTCTGGTCCTGGTACCTCATATCTGACATCCATAATTAGAAACAACTCAGGCCTTGACCCCTGCAACCATCCCATTTCTATACTCTTCTGGTGGTGGGCAACTGCCAAGGCCTTACTTTTCCCTAGCTGGGCACATGCAAAAAACCAAGAATGTCTGTCTCCCCTACCACCTGAAGCCACCTTGGGAGACCCCACACACTGGCAGACAGAGGCTGGGGGGCTCTCCTTCTTAGAACCAAATGTCCAGAAACATCTGGAGTCACTGATCACCAAAAGAGCGGATCTAAAACTGTGGgagaaaacagataaaaaagGGTCATTTTTCCAGCCAACAAACCCAGACTATCCCCTGGATTCTCCAGGTAACCTAGTGAAGTTAAAAGGTAACCCACAAAACACTGGGTCAAATTCCTTCTGGACCAGGAAAGGGAGACCACAGGCACTTCCCAGTTCTCAACAGCACTCTTATTCCATAGACCTGGGGAATATAGTGCAAGAGAAATGCATCCAGCTTTTCTGGGGTCCGCCCTCTCTGCACAGTGAGTCCCTGGTGGCTACCGCCTGGGTCCATAACAGGTCTTCCTCTGCCCAACCTAAAGCTGTTGCGTTCAACAAAGTCTCGAACTCCCTCCCAGTTCAACATCAGGCTGAAGGACCTCCACAGCTTTTCTGTGCTGAGCAATTACCCCAGGAAGTAGCCCAACCCCAACTTTGGAGGCAAAGCATGTCACCATCAGTGGTTCAGATACAGACATGTTCTTCCCCAAGCCAACCACCTTCTTCATCCCAGATTAGGTCCTGTATAATAACTTCCTCTAGGTCCCAGCATAAGGCACAATCACTCACCCCAAATGAAGACCAGAACCTGGAATGTCCCTGGCAGAAACAACTGAAATGGAAGAAGGTTTTAGCCTCTAAATTCCAAAACTCTCAGGAAGCCATTAGGCAACCCACTCTCAACCATCCCACAGGCAGTCAGGACACCCACACCACCAAGTCAACCCCCATACTTCCTGACTATTCTGATAAAACTGAGCTCCAGGAACACAAGGAGGAGAAGCAGAGTCAAGACAGGGTCATCAGAGatgagcagcagcactgccctcCCATCAGATTCCTGGCATCCCAGGAGCTGAAGCAGCCTGAGGACAAATTCCCAGAGAAGTATGAGTGCCAAGCAAAGGACAAGCATGGGCCCTTCCAGCCCATCAAGCCTTCTGATCTCACTGGTGAGAGTAGCAAGGGTATACAGAAGGTGGGGTCCACATACTCTGGAAGATCATCTAAGAAAAGTCTAGTGACATTCAAACTAGTCGACCCAAGCAAGGTTCACAGGCAAGATTTAAGGAAGAACCCAGAAGATCTACACTGGAGTACAGGGAGCCCATCACTGAAGAACCTGATGGAAGAATCAGAACACTGCTTGCTGAGGCCTGGGAAGTGTCACTCAGGTACTCACTTATCTACAAACCCAAACAAGGAATATCTGGAAAAAATCCTGCAAGTCCACCTGAGCAGGAAGTTGGAGCTAATGAAGGAAGGCATGATCCCTCTGTGTGTGCGTAAATCCTGGCTTGCTACCAACCATGATTTTCCCAAGTCCAACACCCACATGAAACCCATACATAAGGCACCCAGTGAGGGTCAGCCATCCAGGGTGAACACCTCCCAGGAGCTTTCCTTCCTTGATCCTAAAAGTCACCAGGTGCTAGAAACCGGTATGATAAGGTACCGAGTGAGGCACAGATGGGATCCACACCTTCAGGTCCTTGAGTCAATGAATGTCAATTTAAGTGAGGCTCCAGCCTCACCCTTTCCACAGCCTGCCATTCCTTCCTCAGGTGACTATGTTGCAAAGGTGGCCAATTTCCTGGAAGAACTTCCTCAGAAAGTTCGAAAAGAGAAGGTGATAAGAAAAATGTCACTAGCTACCCTGCAGAATCAGTTCCCTGCCCACACACCTGCAGAGCTGCAGAAGGCAGAGACTGTGACCCCATCTGGTGGACAATGTGTGCTGGCAGAAGCCCATCCTCATGAACAGGAGGACAGCTTGTCCTTGCAATTCAGCTCCTACAATTTCAAGAACAGAATCCAGCTGAGTAGGACTGTCCTGGGAACTGGGATAGGCAGTATTGAGCCAGGTCTGAGCACAGCAATGTACAGGCATGATCTACTAGAAGAGAGAGCTAATGAGGCATCAGGAGACACAGGCTTGAACCTGACATTGCTGGAGATCCAGTCAGGGTCTCAACCTTCAGTGACCAAAGAGATAGTGCAGGTGGAGGACAAGCTGTCCCCTGCATCGGACGTGAACATGGAAACCAGTAAGATGGCAAACTCCCAAATCATAAATTTGGAACTGAAGGGTTCAGAGGTGCCAGGGACCAGTAACATCTCCTCCCCTACTAGATTTTCTATTTGGCAGAACCCTGTAGATACAAACCTGAAAGCACACGTAGTTAAGGTGTTTGAATCTCAACAGGAGATGGAGTTAGCGAAGGAGTCACAGGGCATGGCCCCTGGCATCCGTTCGGATTGCCAAGTAAACGTGCTCCCCACCACAGATAGCCCACATTCTCAGTCCTCTTTATCCAGTTCCCAGTGCACCTCTAGCAGCAATGTGGTCACTTTTCAGAATCCATGTGACCACTTCAAGAAGGAAGTGCACAGGCTGGTCCAGCAGGAACCACATCTCACCAGAGTTAAGGTTACAGGAAAGAAGAACACAAAGATGTTAGATGACCCTGATAGGAGAGAAGACTGTGGGAGGCTGACACAAGGACAACTGGAAGAAAGTTTTGCAGCAGTGAGGTCCTCCCAAGCTGGGGGGTTGAGCCCCCATGCTAAGGTCAGGGAAATAGTTGCCACTGGGAGCAAGTCATCCCCATGCCTACCACAGAAGGGACAAGCTCCTCCAGAAAGCCCTATCAAAAGGAAGATGAAGAATATTTTGCAATACTTTAACATTAATACAAAAGGCAAAGGTCAGGAAGACTCCCAGCCAAAACATGAGCACCCATCATCCAGTACCCAGAGCCGAGGGTCTGTCACAAGCAGAGTCCTCATGGATGGTGGGGAGGCTGAAGCTCGGGTGCTCACGAAGGTCGTTGAGCAGATCATAATGGACAAGCTGGGACTGCAGCTTCGAAGTGGCCCATCAGAGTTGCGCTGGCATAAAGAGAAACCCCAGGCCCTCCTGGGCAGACATTACTACTACAGCAATCCTCGTGACCCAGGGCCAAGTCGAGTGATGACGAATACGTGCTGTTGTCACCAGGACACTCACAAGGGCCACAGTCACCTTATGAGGAACAGATGGACCACAGACCAGGGCAGAATAGAACATGCTGCCCAGAGACCCTGTGTCTTCACCCAGTACCTCCCAGTATAG